Below is a genomic region from Constrictibacter sp. MBR-5.
AAATAGACGCCGACATGGCCTTCGGCGTCGCGAAAGCCGGCGGGAAAGATGCCTGGCGCGAGTACGGCGACCACACTGAAGAGATAGGCCGCGCCGACGCCCATGCCGATCAGCGTGAACATGTTGAGGCTGCGGTTGATCACGGACTTGACGCCGCGCACGAAGAACGGCCAGCCGGCCCACAGGATGACCGGTGTACCCAGGATGAGCTCGATCCAGAGCGTCGTGCGCTCGCCGAGGACGTCGCGGACGACGCCGAGCCCAACGAAGGGACCCATCGTCAGCACCAGAAGAGGCACGGTGAGCACGGTGCCGACCCAGAACCGCCGCGTGAAATCGACGAGCTCGGGGTTTGGTCCCTCGTCGGCGGCGGGGTTCCCCATCGGTTCCAGCGCCATCCCGCAGATCGGGCAGTCGCCCGGCCCGTCGCGCACGATCTCCGGATGCATCGGGCAGGTGTACTTCGTGCCCGGCGGGACGCTCTCGACCGGCGCGCTCGCCGGCTCCAGGTATCTCGCCGAATCGGCCGCGAACTTGTCGTGGCACCTCTGCGAGCAGAAATGGTAGGTCTCGCCCTTATACTGCCGGGTCGGCTTGCCTGCGTTCAACTTAACCGTCATTCCGCAAACCGGATCTTTTGTGGTTCCACTTGCAACAAGGTCGGGCACATCGCGGTGATGGTGGATGTGATCATGATCCTGGGGCTTATTCATCGCCTCGTCCGGTTTATCGGCTGTGTTGACTTTGAAGTGCAGCGGCTGCGGGGAGCTGAAATAGCGCTTGGTCGGCTTCCGTTTCACGGCGAAGCGGCACTCTCAATCAGACAACAGGCGCCTGCGCTTCTCGAACTCCTCCTGATCGATCTCGCCGCGGGCGAAACGTTCTTGAAGGATATCGAGCGGCCGCCTGACTGAAGGCGATCCGGCGCCGTGGGACGTCCCGCCACCCAGCCACCGGACCGCGAGCAGGATCACCAGAATCAACCCGCCCCAGAAAAGGATCATCATGAGGGAGCCGAAAAACATGTGTCCCCATCCCCAGTCCCAGCCGGAATGCCAATAGGTCGGCCGATCTGCCGCGGCCTGTGCCAGCGCCGGCAGCGGCGCCGAGGCTGCCGCCGCTGCCGGCCCAACCGCTTTGAGTCGTTTCATCCTCAAACCCTCCATCGCGCGACCGTGACGGGCACGTTCCGATCTTGGAAGCGAGTTCATCTGCTCAGACGCGCCGGACTTGGACGCATTACAGTGCTGCGCTCTCTCGAGTCTGAAGCGTCAGCCTCATGCAGCCGCGGCGGCGGCCGCAGGGCCGTCTCGCCGATCATGATGAGGCTCACGGTGACCGTCGAAGCCGGCTGAGCCCGCTGTTCACGCAGCCATGGAGAGAGGCGCTTTCGCTGGCGAGGTCATCCTCTCTCTCTTCGGCCGCTGCGCGCGGCGAAGAAGTTGTAGAGTGGGCCGAAGACCAGGGCCACGTACCAGCCGTAGGCGAAACTCTCGGCCAGCCCGAGAAGGAAGCTCGGCCAGCTGAGCCAAGTGAAGCCCGGCAGCAGCCGCAGCCAACTCTCATACATCGCCTTCCCGGGGAACAGGAGGTCGAACCCGACGCAGAGGACGAAAGTGACCGCGAGGAACAGACCCAGGCTCATACCGAGCGCGATCACCGGGATC
It encodes:
- a CDS encoding SHOCT domain-containing protein, which codes for MEGLRMKRLKAVGPAAAAASAPLPALAQAAADRPTYWHSGWDWGWGHMFFGSLMMILFWGGLILVILLAVRWLGGGTSHGAGSPSVRRPLDILQERFARGEIDQEEFEKRRRLLSD
- a CDS encoding DUF5676 family membrane protein — protein: MADAKTSPSIALRSGTPLPVQATPRIPVIALGMSLGLFLAVTFVLCVGFDLLFPGKAMYESWLRLLPGFTWLSWPSFLLGLAESFAYGWYVALVFGPLYNFFAARSGRRERG